One window from the genome of Archaeoglobus neptunius encodes:
- a CDS encoding 3-hydroxyacyl-CoA dehydrogenase/enoyl-CoA hydratase family protein, with protein MDAGERIKKVAVLGAGLMGHGIAEVCAMAGYEVTMRDIKQEFIDRGMSMIKESLVKLEQKGRIKSADEVLSRIKTTLDLEEAVKDADLVIEAVPEVVDIKKQVWEEVDRFAKKDAIFASNTSTMKITMLGGFTSRPDKFAGLHFFNPPVLMKLVEVIRGEKTDEETMQILVEFVKSIGKVPVRVEKDVPGFIVNRVQAPAGVLLMCIIEKGIATPEEVDATVRRLGLPMGPFELMDYTGVDIFYNAMKYYAKTISPDYEPPEFLEKMVRENKLGRKTGMGWYDWSAGRPKIDSSKATDRINPMDFTFVEINEAVRLVEMGVATPQDIDTAVKLGLNRPFGPFELAKQFGSEQIAKRLEELAKQFGKKIFEPARTLKEGKLEELLKPKEDAGEKKEEFKTIKIERLEGGVTKLVLNRPDRLNTISPELMDELDKAITMLWNDKDTRVIVITGAGDRAFSAGADLTTLITHPFDFLEHNRRGERVFTRLREIPKPVIAAINGYALGGGLEIAMNCDIRLAKKSAVIGLPEVGLGLLPGWSGTQRMVKLVGISRAMQLALTGERITAEEAEKWGLINKVFDDDRFEEEVMRYARNIAERCAPISMALIKRLINKGGEVPMDIGLEWECTAAGLLFSTEDLREGISAFLRKEKPQFKGR; from the coding sequence TGCGCAATGGCCGGATACGAGGTGACAATGAGGGATATCAAGCAGGAGTTCATAGACAGGGGAATGAGCATGATAAAGGAGAGTCTGGTAAAACTGGAACAGAAGGGAAGGATAAAGAGCGCTGATGAAGTTCTTTCACGGATAAAAACGACTCTCGACCTGGAAGAGGCTGTAAAAGATGCTGATCTTGTAATCGAGGCTGTTCCGGAGGTTGTTGACATCAAAAAGCAGGTCTGGGAAGAGGTGGACAGGTTTGCTAAAAAAGATGCAATCTTCGCCAGCAATACCTCAACGATGAAGATCACAATGCTCGGCGGGTTTACGTCAAGGCCAGATAAGTTCGCCGGACTGCACTTCTTCAATCCGCCGGTTTTGATGAAACTGGTGGAGGTAATAAGAGGGGAAAAAACAGATGAAGAGACAATGCAGATTCTGGTTGAATTCGTCAAGAGCATAGGAAAGGTGCCGGTCAGGGTTGAGAAAGACGTCCCCGGGTTTATAGTAAATCGTGTCCAGGCACCGGCTGGAGTTCTGCTGATGTGTATAATAGAGAAAGGTATTGCCACCCCGGAAGAAGTCGATGCAACCGTAAGAAGGCTCGGTCTGCCGATGGGGCCATTCGAGCTAATGGACTACACCGGAGTTGATATATTCTACAACGCTATGAAATACTATGCAAAGACAATCAGCCCGGACTACGAGCCCCCAGAGTTTCTGGAGAAGATGGTCAGGGAAAACAAACTTGGAAGGAAAACAGGAATGGGGTGGTACGACTGGAGTGCAGGCAGACCAAAAATCGACTCGAGCAAAGCTACTGACAGGATCAATCCGATGGATTTCACCTTTGTTGAGATAAACGAAGCTGTCAGGCTTGTTGAGATGGGAGTTGCCACACCACAGGATATTGACACGGCAGTAAAGCTGGGCCTCAACAGACCCTTCGGCCCATTTGAGCTGGCAAAGCAGTTTGGATCGGAGCAGATTGCAAAAAGGCTTGAGGAGCTGGCAAAGCAGTTTGGAAAGAAGATATTCGAGCCCGCAAGGACGTTAAAGGAGGGTAAGCTCGAAGAACTCCTGAAGCCAAAGGAGGATGCGGGAGAGAAAAAAGAGGAATTTAAAACGATAAAGATAGAGAGGCTTGAGGGTGGCGTAACAAAACTGGTTCTAAACAGGCCGGACAGGCTGAACACGATTTCACCGGAGCTGATGGACGAGCTTGATAAGGCAATTACAATGCTCTGGAACGATAAGGACACGAGGGTGATCGTGATCACAGGTGCGGGAGATAGGGCATTCTCTGCTGGAGCTGATCTGACAACACTCATAACCCACCCATTCGACTTCCTTGAACACAACAGGAGGGGTGAGAGAGTTTTTACCAGACTCCGGGAAATTCCAAAGCCTGTAATTGCTGCAATCAACGGCTATGCACTCGGTGGAGGACTCGAAATTGCAATGAACTGTGATATAAGGCTGGCAAAGAAGTCGGCAGTAATTGGCCTGCCTGAAGTGGGACTCGGTCTCCTGCCGGGGTGGAGTGGAACGCAGAGGATGGTAAAGCTGGTCGGAATCAGCAGGGCAATGCAGCTTGCTCTGACAGGAGAGAGAATCACGGCAGAGGAGGCAGAGAAGTGGGGACTGATCAACAAGGTCTTCGACGACGACAGGTTTGAGGAGGAAGTGATGAGGTACGCAAGAAATATTGCCGAGCGCTGTGCACCGATTTCAATGGCACTGATAAAGAGACTGATCAACAAGGGCGGGGAGGTGCCGATGGACATTGGGCTGGAATGGGAGTGCACGGCAGCAGGCCTGCTGTTCTCAACTGAAGACCTGAGAGAGGGTATATCGGCCTTCCTGAGAAAGGAAAAGCCCCAGTTCAAGGGTCGCTGA
- a CDS encoding DEAD/DEAH box helicase: MKVEELSEYISSYAVKILKEEGIEELFPPQAEVVDRVFSDKNLLLAMPTASGKTLLAELAMVREAIKGGKCIYVVPLRALASEKYDSFKKWKKIGLRIGISVGDYESRDEHLADCDIIITTSEKADSLIRNRAGWIKNISCLVLDEIHLLDSEKRGATLEILVTKMRRMNRKLRIIGLSATAPNVDEIAEWLDAEYYASDWRPVPLTEGILCGDELELVSDGVTRKSFEDLVEECVVEGGGVLVFESTRRGAESTAVKLSKITGKYVKNDRIAKPILEENEGEMSRKLADCCRKGAAFHHAGLLSSQRKIVEEAFRKGDLRVVVATPTLAAGVNLPARRVIIRSIYRFDGYSKRIKVSEYKQMAGRAGRPGMDEYGEAIVCVNRRDRDLVRERYIFGEPERITSKLGVETHLRFHSLSIICDGYARTVDELEEFFSDTFFFKQNEISLAYELERVVRQLENWGMIEEDGYLVPTKLGLLVSRLYIDPMTGFIFHDVLSRMELDDTGALHLICRTPDMERLNIRKTDSWVEEEAFRLRKNLTYYPSEFSVEYDWFLSEVKTALCLKDWIEEMDEDEICSKYSIAPGDLRRIIETAEWLSNAMNRIAEEIGNNCVRGLTERIKHGVREELLDLVEIKYIGRVRARKLYNAGIRNAEEIMKNSSRVASLIGRGVAEKVLKALSL, from the coding sequence GTGAAGGTGGAAGAGCTTTCTGAATATATATCCAGCTATGCTGTAAAGATCTTGAAAGAAGAGGGGATTGAGGAGCTTTTTCCTCCGCAGGCAGAGGTAGTTGACAGAGTTTTTTCAGATAAAAACCTGCTCCTTGCCATGCCAACTGCATCTGGAAAAACTCTTCTTGCTGAGCTTGCAATGGTTAGAGAAGCAATAAAAGGTGGAAAGTGCATTTATGTTGTCCCCTTAAGGGCTCTTGCAAGTGAAAAATATGATAGCTTCAAAAAATGGAAGAAGATAGGATTGAGAATAGGAATTTCAGTTGGAGATTATGAGTCGAGAGACGAGCACCTCGCAGATTGCGATATCATCATTACAACGAGTGAAAAGGCCGATTCACTCATAAGAAACAGAGCAGGCTGGATAAAAAACATTTCATGCCTGGTTCTTGATGAGATCCATCTACTGGATTCGGAGAAGAGGGGAGCGACACTCGAAATTCTTGTTACCAAAATGAGAAGAATGAACAGAAAGCTGAGAATTATCGGCCTTTCGGCAACAGCTCCAAACGTTGACGAGATTGCTGAGTGGCTGGATGCAGAGTATTATGCAAGCGATTGGAGGCCGGTTCCGCTGACTGAGGGTATACTGTGTGGAGATGAGCTCGAGCTGGTTTCGGATGGTGTCACCAGGAAGAGTTTTGAAGACCTTGTGGAGGAGTGTGTGGTCGAGGGGGGAGGAGTTCTTGTTTTCGAATCAACAAGAAGGGGAGCTGAGAGTACGGCTGTTAAGCTCTCAAAAATTACCGGCAAATACGTTAAAAATGACAGGATAGCAAAACCCATTCTTGAAGAAAACGAAGGAGAAATGAGCAGAAAGCTGGCTGATTGTTGCCGGAAGGGTGCTGCCTTTCATCACGCAGGACTGCTCAGCAGTCAGAGAAAGATCGTGGAGGAGGCTTTCAGAAAAGGCGACCTCAGGGTTGTGGTTGCGACACCAACGCTTGCTGCTGGTGTAAACCTGCCAGCGAGAAGGGTAATTATCAGGAGCATTTACCGCTTCGATGGTTATTCAAAAAGAATTAAGGTTTCAGAATACAAGCAAATGGCTGGAAGAGCTGGAAGACCGGGAATGGATGAGTACGGAGAGGCAATTGTATGCGTGAACAGGAGAGATAGAGATCTGGTCAGGGAAAGGTACATTTTTGGGGAACCGGAAAGGATAACGTCAAAACTTGGTGTTGAGACACACCTGAGGTTTCACAGCCTCTCGATCATCTGCGACGGTTATGCGAGGACGGTTGATGAGCTTGAAGAGTTTTTCTCGGATACATTTTTCTTCAAGCAGAATGAAATATCTCTTGCTTATGAGCTCGAAAGGGTTGTAAGACAGCTTGAAAACTGGGGTATGATTGAGGAGGACGGGTATCTCGTTCCAACAAAGCTTGGGTTGCTTGTATCCAGACTTTACATCGATCCGATGACCGGGTTCATATTTCACGATGTGCTGAGCAGAATGGAACTGGACGACACAGGAGCTTTGCACCTCATCTGCAGAACTCCGGACATGGAAAGGCTGAACATCAGGAAGACAGACTCCTGGGTAGAGGAGGAGGCTTTCAGGCTCAGGAAGAATCTTACCTACTATCCTTCTGAGTTCTCGGTTGAGTATGACTGGTTCTTGTCCGAAGTTAAAACCGCCCTCTGCCTTAAAGACTGGATTGAGGAAATGGACGAGGACGAAATCTGCAGCAAGTACTCAATCGCTCCCGGAGACCTGAGGAGAATAATTGAAACTGCCGAGTGGCTCAGCAATGCGATGAACAGAATTGCAGAGGAGATCGGCAACAACTGTGTGAGGGGGTTGACGGAGAGGATAAAGCATGGCGTAAGAGAGGAGTTGCTCGACCTTGTGGAGATAAAGTACATTGGAAGGGTAAGGGCGAGAAAGCTTTACAATGCAGGAATAAGAAATGCAGAAGAAATTATGAAAAACAGCAGCAGAGTTGCATCTCTCATAGGGAGGGGTGTGGCTGAAAAAGTGCTGAAGGCGTTAAGTCTTTAA
- a CDS encoding DUF294 nucleotidyltransferase-like domain-containing protein has product MLPPREFVKKIKPFNLLSDDELDLLVGNLEVEAYEEGKPILKKGEKSDYVFLVFSGRVGIYDDGELVDQISRGEIFGLGDVYLKEAKAEEDTICYLIRKDVFKRLMEKNNRFQEFFRSFEEKKFSRITDIIKEDKIADRLFLTKVSELVTKSPVVCYPHTSIKNAALKMEMGGVGSIVVVTDDMKPVGILTSKDLRTFVIHGKTPEEKVSAYMSSPVATIDADSPVFEAHIELLKRGINHLVVTKNGRVEGVITANDVLMLFEPRTSLIVLYRKLKKAKNIEELKAAFSSLKISIANLVLRGMHFYDLSSLLTDIYDFVVSKVVEEKVKEVEREFGNLPEFVWIHMGSSARREQVMATDQDNAIIHSGGDSEIMLELGKRVCETLDYIGIPKCEGNYMASNPRWNRDVENWKKVFKDWFLNLTPDNIRYLSVFLDLRPVYGSERLHSELIDEIKQSFTSQSLRFLAYDATMSEPPLGLFGLRMKKEVDIKMSGIYPITNGVRVLALENGFIEITNTRDRIEKLNGVADEEMLESLKESYEFLQDLRLKNQSRILLEGDGRANVVNISQIDKIEALVLKESFKVISRFQKFLKGHYGIERGL; this is encoded by the coding sequence ATGTTGCCACCCAGAGAGTTTGTTAAAAAAATAAAGCCGTTCAATCTGCTTTCAGATGATGAACTGGATTTGCTGGTCGGAAATCTGGAAGTTGAAGCTTACGAGGAAGGGAAACCAATTCTGAAAAAGGGGGAGAAAAGCGACTACGTTTTTCTCGTTTTTTCAGGCAGAGTTGGAATTTACGACGACGGGGAGCTGGTTGACCAGATCTCCAGAGGAGAAATTTTCGGTCTTGGAGATGTTTACTTGAAGGAAGCAAAGGCAGAGGAGGATACGATATGCTACCTGATTAGGAAAGATGTCTTTAAGAGGCTTATGGAGAAAAATAACAGGTTTCAGGAGTTTTTCAGAAGTTTTGAGGAGAAAAAATTCAGCAGAATTACTGATATTATTAAAGAAGACAAGATTGCAGATAGGCTCTTCCTCACGAAGGTTTCAGAGCTTGTGACGAAAAGCCCGGTTGTATGCTATCCCCACACCAGCATAAAAAATGCCGCCCTGAAAATGGAGATGGGAGGGGTGGGCTCAATAGTCGTTGTTACCGATGACATGAAGCCCGTAGGAATACTAACCAGCAAAGACCTGAGAACGTTTGTTATACACGGAAAAACTCCGGAAGAAAAGGTTTCTGCCTACATGAGCTCTCCGGTAGCGACAATAGACGCTGACTCGCCAGTTTTTGAGGCACATATTGAGCTGCTTAAAAGGGGAATAAATCACCTTGTGGTGACGAAAAACGGTAGGGTTGAAGGTGTTATTACTGCAAACGACGTTTTGATGCTGTTTGAACCCAGAACTTCCCTGATAGTTCTCTACAGGAAGCTGAAAAAGGCCAAAAATATTGAGGAACTGAAGGCAGCATTTTCAAGCCTGAAAATATCCATAGCTAACCTCGTCTTGAGGGGAATGCACTTTTACGATCTCTCCAGTTTGCTCACCGACATTTACGATTTCGTTGTCTCCAAAGTTGTGGAGGAGAAGGTTAAAGAGGTCGAGAGAGAATTTGGAAACCTACCGGAATTTGTGTGGATTCACATGGGGAGTTCTGCGAGAAGAGAGCAGGTTATGGCTACAGATCAGGACAACGCCATAATCCACTCGGGTGGAGATTCTGAAATCATGCTTGAACTCGGGAAAAGGGTTTGCGAAACACTGGACTATATCGGAATTCCAAAGTGCGAAGGAAATTATATGGCATCAAATCCCAGGTGGAACAGAGACGTGGAAAACTGGAAGAAAGTTTTCAAGGACTGGTTCCTGAATCTCACACCGGACAACATAAGGTATCTGTCTGTCTTTCTGGATCTCAGACCAGTTTACGGAAGCGAAAGACTCCACTCTGAACTTATCGACGAGATAAAACAGAGTTTTACGAGTCAGTCTCTGCGTTTTCTTGCCTACGATGCAACGATGTCCGAACCACCACTGGGTCTCTTTGGACTGAGAATGAAAAAGGAGGTGGACATCAAGATGAGCGGGATCTATCCCATAACCAATGGTGTGAGAGTACTGGCGCTTGAAAACGGATTCATCGAGATCACAAACACGAGGGACAGAATTGAGAAGCTGAATGGGGTTGCTGATGAGGAGATGCTTGAATCTCTGAAGGAAAGTTACGAATTCCTGCAGGATTTAAGACTCAAAAACCAGTCCAGAATCCTGCTCGAGGGGGATGGAAGGGCAAACGTCGTTAATATTTCCCAGATTGACAAAATTGAGGCGCTCGTCTTGAAAGAGAGTTTTAAGGTAATTTCAAGATTTCAAAAGTTTTTGAAGGGGCATTACGGAATTGAGAGGGGTCTTTGA
- a CDS encoding exonuclease domain-containing protein, whose amino-acid sequence MNLRGVEFLSLDLELTGLNVKKDEMLAIGAVPIVGTRILAGESYYSLIRPEKFKIETIKIHGLDPKKLEKARSFCELADEIFRLVNGKVLVGYAIEIDYNFLRRALKKEGYKMKNERIDIIDLERALCYILGERPINEMTLDRLAEKYGIKTPYRHNALADAFITAQIFQIQLLGTIKYGIKTFDKLKELMKRAERSGQFGHIF is encoded by the coding sequence ATGAATCTGAGGGGAGTTGAATTTCTGTCTCTGGATCTGGAACTCACCGGCCTGAACGTAAAAAAAGATGAGATGCTGGCAATAGGTGCAGTACCAATAGTCGGGACTCGTATACTGGCAGGAGAGAGCTACTACAGCCTGATAAGGCCAGAGAAGTTTAAAATCGAGACCATAAAGATTCATGGTCTCGATCCAAAAAAGCTGGAAAAAGCCAGAAGCTTTTGCGAACTGGCGGATGAGATATTCAGGCTCGTAAATGGGAAAGTTCTGGTTGGCTATGCTATAGAGATCGACTACAACTTTCTCAGGAGGGCACTGAAAAAAGAAGGTTACAAAATGAAAAACGAAAGAATCGACATCATCGACCTGGAGAGGGCACTCTGCTACATTCTTGGTGAAAGGCCAATAAACGAGATGACGCTGGACAGGCTGGCTGAAAAATACGGTATTAAAACGCCGTATCGCCATAACGCTCTTGCAGACGCATTCATAACTGCTCAGATTTTTCAGATACAGCTCCTGGGTACTATAAAATACGGCATTAAGACGTTTGATAAGCTGAAGGAGTTAATGAAGAGGGCGGAACGTAGCGGGCAGTTTGGACACATATTTTGA
- a CDS encoding sodium:solute symporter family protein, with protein sequence MAAVEAPVVGITVLYFLAIVVIGYYSRQRLKSATDYYVAGRQIGAVVNGLALESTYLSPASMLGLPAYIFILGYPFWWAMSAIIAGMPIATLLTASALRKYAPTSFADYYADRYNDQNLRWLVGIVTVIGAVLYITLSIVGMALFLLAIAKVPYIIGVVIGTIIVMLYVVWGGMIATSWNAAFQAFLMTVAAVIAAIAIVVKLGGIGGFYEAVLANNPKFWNTPSDPQVPHLLSGTWIAVIGWFFVWHYGFATMPYTVVRFFTTMDIKTARRSIFWCTLAAGIFYMALQIIGAASKLMIETGPMGGQGANAVAILKNYMAQYGVGGWPDYSMVAAVEALQNPWILGILCAGGLAIAMSTAAGWVMVVNTLVTRDWGDLMLRSKFAKENPITLARIVSVIFLLVGLAIAINPPGLVLDLSGWAFVVIISALGPGLILGLWWKRATRTAMWATAIIMTPLHLYAWLKAKLVLGHHAFFFLNDVLFGNPKALITPHQVWAIPVGFLLFIVISLLTKPVEEEAVQKYCVELTEEV encoded by the coding sequence ATGGCCGCGGTTGAAGCGCCTGTTGTAGGAATAACCGTGCTGTACTTTCTTGCAATAGTGGTCATAGGTTACTACTCGAGACAGAGACTGAAGAGCGCAACTGACTACTACGTTGCGGGAAGGCAGATAGGTGCTGTTGTCAACGGTCTGGCTTTGGAGTCCACGTATCTCAGCCCTGCCTCGATGCTGGGTTTGCCGGCGTACATATTCATCCTGGGCTATCCGTTCTGGTGGGCAATGTCGGCAATCATAGCCGGAATGCCAATAGCAACACTGCTGACAGCCTCAGCGCTAAGAAAGTACGCTCCTACAAGTTTCGCCGACTACTATGCTGACAGATACAACGATCAAAATCTGAGATGGCTGGTGGGAATAGTGACTGTGATCGGAGCGGTGCTGTACATAACTCTCTCCATTGTTGGTATGGCGTTATTCCTCCTTGCGATTGCAAAGGTCCCCTATATCATTGGTGTTGTTATTGGAACGATAATAGTCATGCTTTATGTTGTATGGGGAGGTATGATCGCAACAAGCTGGAATGCAGCATTCCAGGCATTTCTAATGACCGTCGCAGCAGTGATAGCAGCAATAGCCATTGTGGTGAAGCTGGGTGGAATCGGAGGATTCTATGAGGCGGTACTGGCCAACAACCCCAAGTTCTGGAACACGCCCAGCGATCCTCAGGTTCCACACTTGCTCAGCGGAACATGGATTGCAGTCATTGGTTGGTTCTTCGTCTGGCATTACGGATTCGCTACGATGCCCTACACCGTCGTGAGGTTCTTCACAACCATGGACATCAAGACAGCGAGAAGAAGCATCTTCTGGTGCACACTTGCTGCAGGTATATTCTACATGGCCCTTCAGATAATCGGTGCAGCCTCAAAACTGATGATTGAAACCGGTCCGATGGGTGGACAGGGTGCCAATGCTGTGGCAATACTGAAGAACTACATGGCTCAGTACGGCGTGGGTGGATGGCCGGACTACTCGATGGTCGCTGCGGTCGAAGCTCTGCAGAATCCATGGATTCTGGGTATACTCTGTGCCGGTGGTTTGGCCATAGCCATGTCAACCGCTGCCGGGTGGGTTATGGTCGTTAACACCCTTGTTACGAGGGACTGGGGAGACCTGATGCTCAGGAGCAAGTTTGCCAAGGAGAATCCGATCACACTCGCCAGAATCGTTTCGGTGATATTCTTACTCGTTGGACTTGCAATAGCCATCAACCCGCCGGGACTTGTCCTTGACCTCTCAGGATGGGCCTTCGTTGTCATAATCTCCGCCCTCGGTCCGGGACTGATTCTGGGTCTGTGGTGGAAGAGGGCCACCAGAACTGCGATGTGGGCAACCGCAATTATCATGACTCCGCTTCACCTATACGCCTGGCTCAAAGCAAAGCTTGTTCTCGGACACCATGCGTTCTTCTTCCTCAACGATGTGCTTTTCGGCAATCCAAAGGCACTGATAACGCCCCACCAGGTCTGGGCCATACCTGTTGGCTTCCTGCTGTTCATAGTAATCTCACTGCTGACAAAACCGGTTGAGGAGGAGGCCGTGCAGAAGTACTGCGTTGAACTTACGGAAGAGGTTTAA